A portion of the Sphaerochaeta pleomorpha str. Grapes genome contains these proteins:
- a CDS encoding cation:proton antiporter, whose protein sequence is MEFHLFLYLAAIFGAGYCIKLITNAIKIPEVTGYVLLGVILGTSLVKLLTTEVLNALSPLSTIALGMIAFTIGIELKLDVIRRLGKSILAIVTFESLGAFTVVFLVLQYIYKADLNTSLLLGAVASATAPAATVAVIKQYKAKGPLTSTILAVVGLDDAFALIIYVFVEGFVSSSLLGDSVAISSMFASALLSILMALGIGVVAAIMYSLILRKVKNNDWIALLLATFLFALLGICELLGISELLSIMAFGMVIVNSSPTLSKKSENIVANFSPIFLVAFFILGGAHLDVSLIGKIGILGLFYFFARGIGKMGGATLGAIIGKAPKQTRNLVGFALLPQVGVALALALAINKKFTMPQFGENGINLASTIINVLLFTTIITEIIGPLLTRFALKKAGETNKSSDSQ, encoded by the coding sequence ATGGAATTTCATTTGTTTTTATATCTTGCCGCCATCTTTGGTGCAGGATACTGTATTAAATTGATAACCAATGCAATTAAGATTCCCGAGGTCACCGGGTATGTATTACTCGGTGTAATTTTGGGAACCTCACTTGTCAAACTTTTGACCACCGAGGTCTTGAATGCGCTCAGCCCCCTATCCACCATAGCCTTGGGTATGATTGCTTTCACCATCGGTATTGAATTGAAACTGGACGTAATCAGACGCCTGGGAAAAAGTATCCTGGCAATTGTAACGTTTGAAAGCCTCGGTGCCTTTACCGTTGTATTTCTTGTTCTTCAATATATTTACAAGGCAGACCTGAATACATCCCTGCTATTGGGAGCCGTTGCTTCAGCTACTGCCCCTGCAGCCACCGTAGCGGTAATCAAGCAATATAAGGCGAAGGGACCTCTGACTTCTACAATCCTTGCAGTTGTAGGCTTGGATGATGCTTTTGCACTTATTATCTATGTATTCGTAGAAGGTTTTGTCAGTTCCAGTCTCCTAGGGGACTCAGTGGCCATTTCTTCCATGTTTGCTTCTGCACTGCTTTCCATCCTCATGGCCTTGGGTATCGGCGTCGTAGCAGCTATCATGTATAGCCTTATTCTACGAAAGGTCAAAAACAACGATTGGATTGCCCTTTTGCTGGCAACCTTCCTTTTTGCCCTCCTCGGGATCTGCGAATTGCTCGGAATTTCGGAACTGCTCTCAATCATGGCTTTCGGCATGGTAATCGTAAACAGTTCACCTACGTTGAGCAAAAAAAGCGAGAACATTGTTGCGAACTTCTCACCAATCTTTCTGGTCGCTTTCTTTATTCTCGGAGGAGCCCATTTGGATGTTTCCTTGATTGGGAAAATTGGGATTCTCGGTCTCTTTTACTTCTTTGCAAGAGGCATTGGCAAAATGGGTGGGGCAACACTCGGGGCTATCATCGGAAAGGCTCCCAAACAGACAAGGAACCTTGTCGGTTTCGCACTCCTGCCCCAAGTCGGTGTCGCTTTGGCCTTGGCTTTGGCCATAAATAAGAAATTCACAATGCCTCAATTTGGGGAAAATGGGATAAACCTTGCGAGTACCATCATCAACGTACTGCTGTTTACCACTATTATCACTGAAA
- a CDS encoding PTS sugar transporter subunit IIA: MRILDYLSESSVLFLNNSDKNEVLAAMVAHAASSGLIPDENSFKHAIFEREAIMSTGMGLQVAIPHAKLPEIQEFFVIPAILSQDSNWDAIDKRPVRLVFMIGGPSDSQTDYLKILSKITLVIKNPARRKALMAAKDAKAVLAAFAEL; the protein is encoded by the coding sequence ATGCGGATACTCGATTATCTTTCGGAATCATCAGTATTGTTTTTGAACAACAGTGACAAAAATGAAGTGCTAGCTGCAATGGTGGCACATGCGGCCTCATCTGGTCTAATACCAGATGAAAATTCATTCAAACATGCAATCTTTGAAAGAGAAGCCATCATGAGTACCGGTATGGGCTTGCAGGTAGCTATTCCCCACGCAAAATTACCGGAAATTCAGGAATTCTTTGTTATTCCTGCTATTTTGTCTCAGGATTCCAACTGGGATGCCATCGACAAACGGCCTGTTCGCCTTGTCTTTATGATTGGCGGTCCTAGCGATAGTCAAACCGATTACCTCAAAATCCTCTCAAAAATCACGCTTGTCATCAAGAACCCTGCCAGGAGAAAAGCCCTGATGGCCGCTAAAGATGCAAAAGCTGTTCTGGCTGCATTCGCAGAGCTCTAG
- a CDS encoding DUF4382 domain-containing protein produces the protein MQKKLHRFVKVFLGAFLVTFLLLGCSFAADGSGTIKLSLTDAPIVDAQNVEGVFITIQSVEYNLNGAWIKDPDFIGPQVFNLLELTGGTVAPLSNTVIRAGEVTQIRFMLDVQEKGAAQKANPNNYILIDPNSEADGNYDDDVKHELFVPSGSQTGYKAVGNFTIPRNGEVEITADFDVRKSVVKRGGLDEYILKPTLRLVVNHQAGTIAGNFTTNLSTYNAYTIFAYANGSYTDTEAPSGTEDPDDTFIPFENAISSAVADPISNGYVLPFLSAGTYDLIIAGVADDGSYTVIDSTTYRDIVVESESTTTQDVAVGGSL, from the coding sequence ATGCAAAAGAAATTGCATCGCTTTGTCAAAGTTTTTTTGGGAGCTTTTCTGGTCACCTTTTTGCTACTGGGCTGTTCATTTGCAGCAGATGGATCGGGGACAATCAAGTTAAGTCTTACCGATGCACCGATTGTCGATGCACAGAATGTCGAAGGGGTATTCATTACCATCCAATCAGTTGAATACAACTTGAATGGGGCATGGATTAAAGATCCTGATTTTATAGGTCCACAAGTATTCAACCTGCTGGAACTCACCGGGGGTACTGTAGCACCTCTGTCCAACACCGTCATACGTGCAGGAGAGGTTACCCAGATTCGATTCATGCTGGATGTGCAAGAAAAGGGAGCTGCACAAAAAGCAAATCCAAACAACTATATCTTGATTGACCCCAACAGCGAGGCTGACGGCAATTACGATGATGATGTAAAACACGAGCTTTTTGTACCAAGCGGGAGCCAAACAGGATACAAGGCAGTGGGTAATTTCACCATTCCAAGAAACGGAGAAGTTGAAATCACCGCAGACTTTGATGTACGGAAGTCAGTTGTAAAAAGAGGTGGACTTGACGAGTACATCCTCAAGCCTACCCTCCGTCTGGTTGTAAACCACCAAGCAGGAACTATAGCTGGCAATTTCACGACAAACCTGTCCACCTACAATGCATACACCATCTTTGCCTATGCCAACGGTAGCTATACAGACACTGAGGCCCCTTCAGGAACCGAAGACCCGGATGATACCTTCATACCCTTTGAAAATGCTATCAGCAGTGCTGTAGCTGACCCTATCTCAAACGGGTATGTACTTCCATTCCTATCAGCAGGCACCTATGATTTGATAATTGCCGGAGTTGCGGATGACGGTTCGTATACAGTAATAGATTCAACTACCTATCGCGATATAGTGGTGGAATCTGAATCAACCACCACCCAAGATGTGGCTGTAGGCGGCAGTCTTTAG
- a CDS encoding deoxyribodipyrimidine photo-lyase, with protein sequence MESLCWHRLTHQRTLIGYHIHYKEMLTQTDNSNRCPLLCVKLSYMNSDYRLKILNDKAPNTNGDYVVYWMQASQRTIQNDALSYAIQTANAMHKPLLVYFGITANFPQANRRHYRFMLEGMEETEKDLKELGIPLLVHPYGIIEGLKPLYSHMAYLVVDRGYTRHERAWRAQVAQETPCAMIMVESNVIVPVECASTKEEYSAATLRRKITPMIGECIQELPVLALSVPSLNLDTPYASADLSQIPALMEHLGIAEEASQCPWMHGGQANASAILKTFIQENLEGYGSKSNDPAIPHVSHLSPYLHFGMISPVTIYQEVMKTGLPDVAPFLEELVIRRELAMNFVYYNPLYDAYEGLPAWARASMQKHQADKRTSIYTKEQLERAETHDRYWNTAQRELVGLGTMHGYMRMYWGKKILEWSETPQEAFATALYLNNKYQMDGRDPNGFAGIAWCFGKHDRPWAERAIFGNVRYMNDKGLERKFTMQDYIERIEKQLQTHGITNPTAENT encoded by the coding sequence ATGGAAAGCCTCTGTTGGCACCGCCTCACCCATCAGAGGACTTTGATAGGCTATCATATACACTACAAAGAGATGCTAACGCAGACCGATAATTCCAACCGATGTCCGCTTTTGTGTGTTAAGCTTTCTTATATGAATAGCGATTACCGCCTCAAGATTCTCAATGACAAAGCACCCAATACCAACGGAGACTATGTAGTCTATTGGATGCAAGCCTCACAAAGAACCATCCAGAATGACGCGTTGTCGTATGCCATCCAAACGGCAAATGCTATGCATAAGCCGTTGCTTGTCTACTTTGGGATAACTGCGAATTTCCCACAAGCAAATAGACGCCATTACCGGTTTATGCTGGAAGGCATGGAAGAAACAGAAAAGGATTTGAAAGAGCTGGGCATTCCTTTGCTTGTCCATCCCTATGGCATCATCGAAGGGCTGAAACCGCTTTACAGTCATATGGCATATTTGGTGGTAGACCGTGGCTATACTCGCCATGAACGCGCCTGGCGTGCACAGGTTGCCCAAGAAACGCCCTGTGCAATGATAATGGTCGAATCAAACGTAATAGTTCCCGTCGAATGTGCTTCCACCAAGGAGGAATATTCAGCTGCAACCTTACGCCGCAAGATTACCCCAATGATTGGCGAATGCATCCAAGAGCTTCCTGTCCTTGCGCTTTCGGTTCCCTCCCTCAATCTAGATACCCCGTATGCCTCTGCCGACCTTTCCCAAATCCCAGCTTTGATGGAACACCTGGGTATTGCCGAGGAGGCAAGCCAGTGCCCTTGGATGCATGGAGGGCAAGCAAATGCCTCAGCAATCCTAAAGACCTTTATCCAGGAAAATCTAGAGGGTTATGGCAGTAAGAGTAATGACCCTGCAATTCCCCATGTATCCCATCTCAGCCCTTATTTGCATTTCGGCATGATCAGTCCCGTGACCATCTATCAAGAGGTAATGAAGACAGGTCTTCCTGACGTTGCACCATTCTTGGAAGAATTGGTAATCCGAAGGGAACTGGCAATGAATTTTGTCTATTACAACCCTCTCTATGATGCATATGAGGGTCTGCCTGCATGGGCCCGTGCCTCAATGCAAAAGCATCAGGCAGACAAACGAACTAGCATCTACACCAAAGAACAGCTCGAAAGGGCAGAGACCCATGATAGGTATTGGAATACCGCCCAAAGAGAACTTGTCGGGTTAGGGACCATGCATGGGTATATGCGCATGTATTGGGGGAAAAAAATCCTTGAATGGAGCGAAACGCCACAAGAAGCATTCGCTACCGCACTCTACCTGAACAACAAGTACCAAATGGATGGACGAGACCCCAATGGGTTTGCCGGGATCGCATGGTGTTTCGGCAAGCATGACCGTCCTTGGGCAGAACGTGCCATTTTCGGCAATGTACGCTATATGAATGACAAGGGACTGGAACGGAAGTTCACGATGCAGGATTACATTGAGCGAATAGAAAAGCAGCTGCAAACCCATGGCATCACAAACCCTACTGCTGAAAATACCTAG
- a CDS encoding DUF1538 domain-containing protein, producing the protein MELLRKLKEVSISIIPICILVTLLHFTISPLVESQLVSFYLGSVFVIVGLALFLVGTEIGLLPIGEKIGSVVTGKRNLPLLIFVGVIIGFVITFAEPDISVLASQVQKVNPSLSPILLITLIALGVGLFVTLGMLRVLFALSLKKLLVLFYVLIFILAFFSDPSLVAVAFDSGGATTGPMAVPFIMALGLGIARIQKRQNEADTFGFIALASIGPILGVLVLGLLKTNADMVSVSQSMPAYETNGFLHLFPEMARDVAKALAPLVSICALFQITLIKMPVRQVFKMIMGILYSYIGLVVFFVGAQGGFMPVGYTMGSTLSAISPSLLIGMGFILGAITVIAEPAVWVLVDQVETISNGHIRKKVMLVAMAVGVSLAIGLSLLRIVTGLSLWYFLLPGYGLALLLMAWCPPLFSAMAFDSGGVASGPLSSTFILSFAIGASTGLGGNPATDAFGVIAFVAMTPLVTIQLLGLLYKRKQAKMKSKGEIRT; encoded by the coding sequence ATGGAGCTGCTCCGTAAGCTGAAGGAAGTTTCCATTTCCATTATCCCCATATGTATATTGGTCACTCTTTTACACTTTACGATATCCCCTCTAGTAGAGTCCCAGCTTGTTTCTTTTTATCTGGGATCTGTTTTTGTCATTGTGGGGCTCGCCTTGTTCTTGGTAGGCACTGAGATAGGGCTTCTTCCCATCGGAGAAAAGATAGGCTCCGTGGTGACAGGTAAAAGGAACCTTCCCTTACTGATCTTCGTAGGCGTCATTATTGGATTTGTCATCACCTTTGCAGAACCGGATATTTCTGTGCTTGCCAGCCAAGTGCAGAAGGTAAATCCATCCCTATCTCCCATATTGCTCATCACACTTATAGCCTTGGGGGTAGGGTTGTTCGTAACATTGGGTATGCTGCGGGTTCTTTTTGCCCTTTCCCTCAAAAAACTTTTGGTCTTGTTTTATGTCCTTATCTTTATCCTTGCCTTTTTTTCCGACCCTTCTCTGGTCGCCGTTGCCTTTGACAGCGGGGGAGCGACAACCGGACCCATGGCTGTTCCCTTTATCATGGCGCTTGGATTGGGCATTGCCCGCATCCAGAAACGCCAGAATGAAGCAGACACCTTTGGGTTCATTGCCCTCGCTTCCATTGGCCCCATCCTTGGGGTCTTGGTGCTGGGACTCTTGAAAACCAATGCAGATATGGTTTCGGTATCACAAAGCATGCCCGCTTATGAAACCAACGGTTTTCTCCACCTGTTTCCCGAGATGGCCAGAGACGTTGCCAAGGCTCTGGCTCCCTTGGTATCAATCTGTGCACTCTTTCAAATTACCCTGATCAAGATGCCTGTGAGGCAAGTATTCAAGATGATCATGGGCATCCTGTATTCCTATATTGGCTTGGTTGTCTTTTTTGTCGGTGCCCAGGGAGGGTTCATGCCGGTAGGCTATACCATGGGCAGTACACTTTCTGCAATATCGCCTTCCTTGCTTATAGGTATGGGTTTTATCCTGGGGGCAATAACTGTCATTGCCGAACCTGCCGTATGGGTGTTGGTGGATCAGGTAGAAACCATTAGCAATGGACATATACGAAAGAAAGTAATGCTCGTTGCCATGGCAGTAGGGGTATCGCTGGCAATCGGTCTATCCCTATTGCGTATAGTTACAGGCCTTTCCCTCTGGTATTTCTTGCTTCCCGGGTATGGCCTTGCCCTGCTTTTGATGGCCTGGTGTCCCCCCTTGTTCTCGGCAATGGCCTTTGATAGCGGAGGAGTGGCCTCAGGTCCTTTGAGCTCCACCTTCATCCTTTCCTTTGCCATTGGTGCCTCAACGGGTTTGGGTGGCAATCCTGCTACCGATGCCTTCGGGGTGATAGCCTTCGTTGCCATGACTCCCCTAGTGACCATCCAGCTATTGGGCTTGCTCTATAAACGAAAACAAGCAAAAATGAAGAGCAAAGGAGAAATCAGAACATGA
- a CDS encoding P-II family nitrogen regulator, with protein sequence MIYHRLVCIVEKNEAENLMTLAKAAGSTGGTIFSARGTASSNFLSFLCLGDSRKEMLITVVDDQHFSSVFKALTEGRYTKKGLCLSLPCIRAYINQTTNPLQGAKNMQNKWEMIQVICSSGYADDIMATARKAGAGGGTIVDGRGTSKPDDVTFFGASLVPEKEMLMILVEQEKAEDVFSAIVSLPCLQQPGSGIAYSLPVEKFANLGHSQE encoded by the coding sequence ATGATATATCACCGACTGGTATGCATTGTAGAGAAAAATGAAGCAGAAAATCTGATGACTCTTGCAAAAGCTGCAGGAAGTACCGGGGGAACAATTTTTTCGGCCCGGGGAACTGCCAGTAGCAATTTCCTTTCTTTTCTCTGCCTTGGCGACTCACGTAAGGAAATGTTGATAACTGTAGTGGATGACCAGCATTTTTCCTCAGTTTTCAAAGCCCTCACGGAAGGCAGATACACAAAGAAGGGGCTCTGTCTTTCCCTTCCCTGTATTAGGGCCTATATAAACCAAACGACCAATCCTTTACAAGGAGCTAAAAACATGCAGAATAAATGGGAAATGATTCAAGTAATCTGTAGTAGTGGCTATGCAGACGATATAATGGCTACGGCTCGCAAGGCCGGTGCCGGTGGAGGTACCATCGTAGATGGTCGAGGAACGAGCAAACCCGACGATGTGACTTTTTTCGGAGCCAGTCTGGTACCTGAAAAAGAGATGCTGATGATTTTGGTCGAACAAGAAAAGGCCGAGGATGTATTTTCTGCCATAGTCAGTCTTCCCTGCTTGCAGCAACCAGGAAGTGGTATTGCCTATTCCTTGCCAGTGGAGAAATTTGCAAACCTCGGGCACAGTCAAGAGTGA
- the asd gene encoding aspartate-semialdehyde dehydrogenase codes for MDKKFKVAVMGATGAVGQVFMWMLADHPWFEVSYATASASRVGLQYASTVHWVLPMEMPEQIKTIEIQEFNFEAMKEAGVQIVFSALPAEVAREAEPQLRANGFYVFSNAAAMRYDSNVPILIPETNLEKLDLIKDQGYPESGFVVTNANCVTTGLAMALAPLRKFGIKTIMMNSYQSVSGAGYPGLSSFDITDNCIPFIKGEEEKIEKEVKKILSISPEVYAYTVRVPVMFGHLESVWLDLEQDVEIEDVIKAWADFKEVAELPSTPKQPVEYGSDNTFPQPKYAFWGNPKGMVVYTGRLKKKNGKIGFLLLVNNIVKGAAGGSIQNAEAFVERFGLRK; via the coding sequence ATGGATAAGAAATTCAAAGTTGCCGTAATGGGCGCAACTGGCGCTGTTGGCCAGGTATTTATGTGGATGCTCGCCGATCACCCTTGGTTTGAGGTCAGTTATGCCACAGCTTCAGCTTCCCGTGTTGGACTTCAATACGCATCGACCGTCCACTGGGTTCTCCCCATGGAAATGCCAGAACAGATAAAAACCATTGAAATACAGGAATTCAACTTTGAGGCAATGAAGGAAGCCGGTGTACAGATTGTATTCTCTGCCCTTCCTGCAGAAGTTGCCCGTGAGGCAGAGCCTCAGCTGAGAGCCAATGGATTCTATGTTTTCTCCAATGCCGCAGCAATGCGTTATGACAGTAACGTACCAATCCTCATTCCAGAGACAAACCTTGAAAAACTGGATTTGATCAAGGATCAAGGTTATCCTGAAAGCGGGTTTGTCGTTACCAATGCAAACTGTGTTACGACCGGTCTTGCAATGGCACTTGCCCCGCTTCGTAAATTCGGTATCAAGACCATCATGATGAACAGTTATCAGAGTGTAAGCGGTGCCGGTTACCCAGGACTCTCTTCTTTCGATATTACAGACAACTGTATTCCTTTCATCAAGGGCGAAGAAGAGAAGATTGAAAAAGAAGTAAAGAAGATTCTCTCCATTTCCCCTGAAGTCTATGCCTATACTGTTCGTGTTCCCGTCATGTTCGGCCACCTCGAGTCAGTATGGCTCGACCTTGAGCAGGACGTGGAAATTGAGGACGTTATCAAGGCCTGGGCTGACTTCAAGGAAGTTGCAGAGCTTCCCTCTACCCCTAAACAGCCTGTAGAATACGGTTCAGACAACACCTTCCCCCAGCCAAAGTATGCTTTCTGGGGAAACCCGAAGGGCATGGTCGTCTATACCGGGCGCCTGAAAAAGAAGAACGGGAAGATTGGATTCCTGTTGCTGGTTAACAATATCGTCAAGGGTGCTGCCGGTGGTTCAATCCAGAATGCAGAAGCCTTTGTCGAAAGGTTTGGCCTCCGTAAGTAA
- a CDS encoding NAD(P)H-dependent oxidoreductase, translating to MEENSKVLIVNGSPKGDLSLSLQHSLYMLGQEPSIDYRVAQVGEVLSDREFDKEWLQKTMADIRWCDAIVFTTPVYTMLVPWQLMRLFSLINAMGEDKIFKDKWATGMLTCFHYYDHLAEAWIRATCEDLGMHYIEGRTADNADMLKSRERKDMRFFMHSFLDSCRNKAPVERKFAPLPDTPIPRFSPSPRQGKTKKDDSFKTVLLTDEYQKKGNLSGMIEVFLEAYPYQVQVIDINEFPFESGCKGCLQCEFVGDCARKDGFQSFYIDLVNSCDAIVYAMNLEKRYLKPIWKLFLDRTFANGHRTSMMGKHTGYLISGQLRNLPNVREFLEGKDQVGKENSVGIVSDEYEDSAYLESLITDLARRLDLSILENYQKSKTFLGLGGQKIFRDLIYGMRGFAKDDHRFYRKNKLYDFPQRKVGNQMFNILMGIPFSFKFFRREAHKKIPEMYILQHKHIVESHRQ from the coding sequence ATGGAAGAGAATAGCAAGGTACTCATAGTTAACGGGAGCCCCAAGGGAGATTTGAGCCTTTCGCTCCAACATTCGTTATATATGCTTGGCCAGGAACCATCCATCGACTATCGAGTAGCCCAGGTGGGCGAAGTACTTTCCGATAGAGAATTCGATAAGGAATGGTTACAAAAGACCATGGCAGATATCCGTTGGTGTGATGCTATTGTTTTTACAACCCCTGTTTATACGATGCTCGTACCCTGGCAACTGATGCGCCTTTTCTCCCTTATCAATGCTATGGGGGAAGATAAAATCTTCAAGGACAAATGGGCAACGGGGATGCTCACCTGTTTCCATTATTACGATCACCTTGCAGAAGCTTGGATCAGGGCAACCTGCGAAGACCTTGGGATGCACTACATCGAAGGGAGGACTGCCGACAATGCAGATATGCTGAAATCGAGGGAAAGGAAGGACATGCGTTTCTTTATGCACAGTTTCCTTGACTCCTGTAGAAACAAAGCACCGGTAGAACGAAAATTCGCGCCCCTGCCTGACACACCAATCCCACGATTCTCCCCTTCTCCCAGACAAGGGAAAACAAAGAAAGACGATTCTTTCAAGACGGTCCTATTGACCGACGAATATCAGAAAAAGGGTAACCTCTCAGGGATGATCGAAGTCTTCCTGGAAGCATATCCCTATCAGGTACAGGTTATCGATATCAATGAGTTCCCCTTTGAATCAGGGTGTAAGGGATGTCTGCAATGCGAATTTGTAGGTGATTGTGCACGAAAGGACGGATTCCAGAGCTTCTATATCGATCTGGTCAACAGTTGCGATGCCATCGTGTATGCCATGAATCTTGAAAAAAGGTATCTCAAGCCAATATGGAAGCTTTTTCTGGATCGGACGTTCGCCAATGGACATAGGACAAGCATGATGGGCAAACATACCGGCTACTTGATTTCAGGTCAGCTGAGAAATCTTCCCAATGTGAGGGAATTCCTTGAGGGTAAAGACCAAGTGGGAAAGGAAAATTCAGTGGGGATTGTCAGTGATGAATATGAAGACTCAGCCTATCTGGAATCACTCATCACTGACTTGGCCAGACGACTCGACCTTTCAATCCTGGAAAATTACCAAAAAAGCAAAACCTTTCTCGGTCTTGGCGGGCAGAAAATCTTTCGTGACTTAATCTATGGGATGCGTGGATTTGCCAAAGATGACCATCGATTCTATAGGAAAAACAAGCTCTATGACTTTCCCCAGCGCAAGGTAGGAAACCAGATGTTCAATATCCTTATGGGAATTCCCTTCTCTTTCAAGTTCTTTCGGCGTGAAGCGCATAAGAAAATTCCCGAGATGTACATTCTCCAACACAAGCATATCGTGGAGAGCCATCGCCAATAA
- a CDS encoding NUDIX hydrolase translates to MGIQCYASCISKKVKVWKLMEYWDLYDADRKSLGRVHQRGFALPQGTYHLVVSIWTVNANNEILLTLRSPAKDLFPNYWETTAGAVLAGETSKQGAARELFEETGIVVSEDELVFLETNEKKNAFVDLFIAQKDIKCTDIVLQEGETVDAKWVSVHELERIIKRGELAFPVAQRFEQVRIQFEAFLKNRSQHNS, encoded by the coding sequence ATGGGAATACAATGCTATGCTAGCTGCATATCCAAAAAGGTGAAGGTGTGGAAACTGATGGAATACTGGGACCTTTATGATGCAGACAGAAAGAGCCTTGGACGCGTGCATCAGCGTGGATTTGCCCTTCCGCAAGGGACCTACCACCTCGTAGTATCAATCTGGACGGTGAATGCAAACAATGAAATCCTGCTGACTCTCCGTTCTCCTGCCAAGGATTTGTTTCCCAATTACTGGGAGACTACTGCAGGGGCAGTCCTTGCCGGAGAAACAAGCAAACAGGGCGCTGCTAGGGAATTGTTTGAGGAAACGGGGATTGTTGTTAGCGAAGACGAATTGGTTTTTTTGGAAACCAATGAAAAGAAAAATGCATTTGTCGATTTGTTCATAGCGCAGAAAGATATCAAATGTACTGATATTGTATTGCAGGAAGGTGAAACCGTTGATGCCAAATGGGTCTCGGTTCATGAATTGGAGAGAATAATCAAACGTGGGGAATTGGCCTTCCCCGTTGCGCAAAGGTTTGAACAGGTAAGGATCCAATTCGAAGCGTTCCTGAAAAATAGGTCTCAGCATAATTCGTAG
- a CDS encoding polysaccharide deacetylase family protein, translating into MTYIHSHRNKIGILLIIGLLIAFKAFATNSTYAEEKPAALNPVTISSIRYWKPTTNSEISVRTIDPNQLQTTAPVRANPKLLVVMYHNIVYGRTGNIYNRDLYNFEHDLIVLKRNYSVTDFSELIDNMGKGTLKTDQAVITFDDGDLSMYGIVFPLLKEYKTKATFFLVPNFIGTVGYMSWEQIREMANYRDVNGKRLFFFGSHSLTHRPLGDLTSSEIQRELSESKRIIEQETGYPTEALALPFGSGAGDKEIIDIAKKVGFTVIRTSRPVATLLSSLDLMQIGGFNVENYSTDVFTQNMLKLSGR; encoded by the coding sequence ATGACCTATATACACAGCCATAGAAACAAGATAGGTATTCTTTTAATTATAGGCTTATTGATAGCATTCAAAGCATTTGCAACCAATTCCACCTATGCAGAGGAAAAGCCTGCAGCGCTGAATCCTGTAACCATTTCCAGTATCCGATACTGGAAACCCACAACCAACTCCGAAATCTCGGTGCGTACGATAGACCCAAACCAGTTACAGACAACAGCTCCTGTCCGGGCAAATCCTAAACTGCTTGTCGTCATGTACCATAATATCGTGTATGGGCGAACAGGGAATATCTACAATAGGGACCTCTATAATTTCGAACATGACCTTATTGTCCTGAAGAGAAACTATTCGGTTACCGATTTTTCAGAATTGATCGACAATATGGGCAAAGGGACATTGAAGACCGACCAGGCTGTCATTACCTTCGATGACGGGGATCTTTCCATGTATGGCATCGTGTTCCCCCTGCTCAAGGAATACAAAACCAAGGCAACCTTTTTCCTCGTGCCCAACTTTATTGGGACGGTTGGCTATATGAGTTGGGAACAAATCCGCGAGATGGCCAATTACCGAGATGTGAACGGGAAACGCTTGTTTTTCTTCGGTTCCCATTCGCTTACCCACAGGCCTTTGGGCGACCTGACCTCCTCAGAGATCCAGAGGGAACTGTCCGAGTCAAAACGAATTATCGAACAGGAAACGGGGTATCCGACAGAGGCCCTGGCTTTGCCGTTCGGAAGCGGTGCGGGGGATAAGGAAATAATCGATATTGCAAAAAAAGTCGGTTTTACAGTAATCAGGACTTCCCGGCCTGTCGCAACCCTACTCAGTTCCCTGGACCTGATGCAAATCGGTGGTTTCAATGTTGAGAACTATAGTACCGATGTATTCACTCAGAATATGTTGAAACTTTCCGGACGTTGA